CTTTGTTCGGGGGATTTCTCCTCTACAAACTTATTGAAAAAATCCCCCGAACAACAGCGGTTGAAAGGAATATTTGAATGCGCAGTGTAAGTGTTAACTCACCTAATCAGCCAATCTAGTTAATTACGCGTCTCCCCACGATGAAACGCTGCTTGTAATAGCTCGAGTTAACATCCGAAATAATAACGTCTGCCGAAGGGCTTGCGTTGTGAATCATTTTGCCGTTGCCGATGTAGATGCCGACGTGGCCTACGTCTTTATGGTTTTTCGAACCGCTGTTCCAGAAGAACAGAAGATCGCCTTTTTTGAAGTTGCCGTAGCCTACTTTAGTTCCTACTTTAGCTTGCGCGTCGTCGTCGCGGCTAACGAGAGTAACGCCAACATTAGCAAGTTTATATACAAGCGCCGTGAAACCGGAGCAGTCTGTTGCGTAAGGGGCTTTTTTCTCTTGACGGTCTTGCCAATGCACGTAATTGACTTTACCTTTTAAGTTTAATGCAGTTTGAACAACCTTCGCTCTTTTCGCGTCCGAAGACATCGCTGCATCCGCTGTCGTATGAAGAAGCGCTGTTACCGGTAATGCGATAGCCACCAATAGCATCGCGATTTTTGTCATGAATTTCATTTGTTCTTCACTCCCTATCATCGTGATAGGGCTATTATAAATTGGCTCAGAACCCCAAGAACACCCGCAAAAATTGGCAACGAGCGGTAAATGAAAGCGTTAAGAATGCTGTAATCTAGGCGTTTCTTGGGTCTTAACCACTTTCTGAGAATCCTATGAGTCTATGATGAGTATTTTCTTACTTGTTGCGTGCTATCAACTATGCTATAATCCTGATTTTTCATTTTTCACATAGGATTAACGATAAAAGCCCGTTCTTCCATCAAGGAAGAACGGGCTTGGAAAAACTATCTCTTCTATTATAGTGCTTTCAAAGCATTTGCAATTTCAATACATAAATCCTCTGCCTGCGGCACAAAGCCCAGACGGTCGATAAAAGCATGCGTACATCCCTTGTACCGGATTGTCTTCACCGGAACGCCGGCGGCCGCAAGCTGCCTGCTGTATACTTCCGACTGAATGCGCAGCCCGTCAAATTCCGCACCAACGCACAACGTGCGCGGCAGATCTTTGCTGTCAGCCAGAAGCGGACTGACATAAGGATTACGTACGTCCTCTTCGCGAGGCAGATAAAGCTCCCATGCTTTTCTGACTTCCGGATCAGCCTCGGTAGGCCGTCCAATCCCCAGCATGGGATCAATCATAGCTCTTTGTTCATCCGCCATCTCGAACTGGGACAGCTCCCACTGATAACCGTTCACCCCGTTAAGGAAGGTAACGCACGGATAAATCAGCACCTGCTGGGCTACCATACGCGTACCTAAATCCCGGTCCTTGGCTGCTACGGCAGCCGACAGGTTGCCGCCGGCACTGTCGCCGCCTACGGCAATCCGGTTCCGGTCGATGCCGTAGTCCTCGGCATGCTCATAAATATATTGAACGGCATTAAAGCAGTCGTTAAACCCGTTAGGGAACTTATGCTCCGGAGCCAATGAATAGTCAATATTAAAGACAACGGCATCGGCCAGCTCGGCGATCAGCCGGCAAGGGTTCTCCACCGCAAACACGGTACCGCCGATCCAGCCGCCGCCGTGAATATAGATGAGACAAGGTTTGTTAGGCTTCCGCATCGATTTGCGCGGGTAATACCGCCATAGGCCAACCTCATTGTCGCCAAGCTTTACGCGTTCATAACCGGTGTAAATCTCCACCGTATTCAAATTACGGTTCGGAAATCCCATGGAATCTCGAATAAGCTGAAGCTGCTCCTCCGGCGACGGAGGCTGGGCTGGGGCAACCTTTTGTTCCCCGGCCCATTTCCTAATAAGCTGAAGCTCGTAGGGATCCAGATAACCGGCCCTTGTCTCTTCCGGATTAACCTTTACAATAACCTGCGTGCCGTTCAAGTTTGCTTCTTCCTGCTGAGCCTGCAGAGCGTTCACAATTTCCTGGCTGTATACTCTCATTAACAGAAGCCTCCCGGGATGTGAAATGCGATCCCTTCTTACTTCTCCTTTGGCTTATGAACATCCTTTATTTATTCTTTGCAGGCTGACCGGACGGCAGATAGACCATATGATCATCATGCTCCGACAGATCCTCCAGCCACGATGCTTCAGGAGGACAGTCCAGCATGATAAAACGGCCTTTTCCTTCTTCTTGATAGTGATGATATTTCACGTAGGCTTTGCCGCCTTCTATATCCAACAATTCAACCTTGCCATAATCATGAGCCATCAAAAGCCTGATCCGCTTCCCTAGCTCCGCGGTTAGTTCTTTTGCTTGCTGAACGATAGAGAACTGCGTTTGCAGAGACAGGCTAGACTCAGGATAAGAAGAATTAGGACGGTTAATGATAAAGGAATATGGTGAAACCCCAGCCTGGGACAGCTGATCAATCAGCTTGCCTAACAGAAGAGGATCATTATTAACGCCCTTGACAATAGGGGTTTGATTAAGAACGACAACTCCCGCCTGGTGAAGGGCATTAAAGGCTTTCTTCGCTTCGGCCGTTAATTCTCTCGGATGGTTAATCGTAGTCATCAAATAGATCCGCTTCTCCGGACTCGAGAACTGACTTAACATCTTTAATAATGCATGGTC
This region of Paenibacillus sp. JDR-2 genomic DNA includes:
- a CDS encoding alpha/beta hydrolase, whose translation is MRVYSQEIVNALQAQQEEANLNGTQVIVKVNPEETRAGYLDPYELQLIRKWAGEQKVAPAQPPSPEEQLQLIRDSMGFPNRNLNTVEIYTGYERVKLGDNEVGLWRYYPRKSMRKPNKPCLIYIHGGGWIGGTVFAVENPCRLIAELADAVVFNIDYSLAPEHKFPNGFNDCFNAVQYIYEHAEDYGIDRNRIAVGGDSAGGNLSAAVAAKDRDLGTRMVAQQVLIYPCVTFLNGVNGYQWELSQFEMADEQRAMIDPMLGIGRPTEADPEVRKAWELYLPREEDVRNPYVSPLLADSKDLPRTLCVGAEFDGLRIQSEVYSRQLAAAGVPVKTIRYKGCTHAFIDRLGFVPQAEDLCIEIANALKAL
- a CDS encoding C40 family peptidase; its protein translation is MKFMTKIAMLLVAIALPVTALLHTTADAAMSSDAKRAKVVQTALNLKGKVNYVHWQDRQEKKAPYATDCSGFTALVYKLANVGVTLVSRDDDAQAKVGTKVGYGNFKKGDLLFFWNSGSKNHKDVGHVGIYIGNGKMIHNASPSADVIISDVNSSYYKQRFIVGRRVIN